From the Plasmodium vivax scf_7154 genomic scaffold, whole genome shotgun sequence genome, the window TAGATCCGGTCGTATGTTCTTCTACGTCACCAAGTTCTTGATAACTCCTATTACATTTCAACGGACGCGTTGATCTGTTAAAATAATCGTCATTGTTTAATGCACCATGTCGTTCGCAAAAATCATCACCCTGTGTTATTGCACTAATTTTGAAATGGCTCgttgattttttaaaattatcatcATAATTAAACTTTTTGCATGATTTTTCAAATCTGCCTTTCCTCACTAACgtattacaattttttccaaaattttgttcaggCTCTAATTCGTTTAATCCTTGTGCAAATCTATAATCAATTTCTTCGAATGTTTCtgatattatttcttttacatCTGAATAGCTTTGTCTAGAATGtgtgtcaattttttgtctTAATAGTCTACTAGCTCTTACATCTAATATGCTATTTTGAATAATTCTACGATCCCATGCTTTACTATGcacatttaaatgaaaattctGTAAACattgtatttattatatgaaaaaaaaaaaaaaaaattatttcaaaattgataacatattcactttttaataatatataaagcaGACGAAGGGAAtcacataaatgtaattgTCATCATCCTACATAAAAGGAACATTTCCAGGTCCACACTAAAAGGGTCAATGTAAGGATTctaccaaaaaaatgaaacttgCTTGTTATATTCTTCATGTGTCATTATACTAAAGTTGTTAATTgttttgtaataataaaaatgttttagtTGTATAAAGATTTttcatacaattttattaatgatactcaagttttttaaaaaaatatatttcataatcTTCTATATTGacaaattatatacaaaaaaaggacatatttttgtgtttttaaataaaattatgttagGAATATATTTCAGATAAAAGTGTTGCTcacttataaaataatataaatagtGTTACAATgctaaatattttatgtgtGAAAGGAAGCAACGAATTTGCCGCTTAAAAAACACGTAATTtgatttttaattataaaaaagtacataattttttcattaattaaaaaaaaaaggttgtttttaaaaggcaCATGAATAAGTATTTTCGTAAAAACGAcgtcaaaaaaatataacaccTTAAAACCTTactgataattttttttttattattattattgtattGCTCTTAAGTTGTTAAACCTCCACAATGTTTCAAATTCAGAATCATAACAGTGAATTATAgacattaaaataaaataaggaGCGATTGCAATGGCTCTATGATATATTCTTAATGCAAATacaattagaaaaaataaaaatataataagaagGAATAAATGTCATTAATGTAGGTTCACGAAACGGAGGCAAaacgataaaataaaaacaacttGTGTTTTTATGGCAACAGATGACACACGACGAATTATGTAATGTTTTATTTcgtattttaacaaaatgaagtaatTGGCAGATGCATTATTTGAATATTTCGAATAGTGTAACTTAACAAAAATcattaaagcaaaaaaacgtGAGTAcgcataaattattttttgtacgTATTTGTGAAATTCACGCAGAAAGCAcaactacaaaaaaaaaaaaaaaagtacacctGTATACTTGTACAAAGTTGTAGAATGTGATATCTAGGTATTTATTTAGCACTTTAAAGAGAACCCACATAAAcgtttgcacattttttattttgcattataaaacaaattaataaatatatactgTGCCATGAATTgctttgttaaaatataagaTACGAATAATATACATCTTTACgtatttaaagaaaaaaaattaccgcGAAAAGTACGAcaaggaattattttatgatatcaAATATAGTAAAGCAATCTAGGCTGGtactaataaatatatataaactcATCCCTAATCCATTAACATTAATTACACTTTTAACTTCTTACATATCATGaagaataaatttatagGAATTATaacttataaaatattttctaagtTGTAAGAAAACACTAATTAAGGTATAAATTATACCAATTTATAATTGTTTAACTGTATTTTAGAGTAAATCATATACCGGTGAATTcagttatttatttattttactttatattgtttaaaaataggtATGggtgtttattatatatgataaaaatgactgttacttttaatatttccaCATTATTTCAC encodes:
- a CDS encoding Pv-fam-d protein (encoded by transcript PVX_109275A) translates to MTHEEYNKQVSFFCKAWDRRIIQNSILDVRASRLLRQKIDTHSRQSYSDVKEIISETFEEIDYRFAQGLNELEPEQNFGKNCNTLVRKGRFEKSCKKFNYDDNFKKSTSHFKISAITQGDDFCERHGALNNDDYFNRSTRPLKCNRSYQELGDVEEHTTGSKIGNTLKKRRHPKRAKFKRKVRKKQDFWILQFLKKVDLNFELDMLRFLNRNSSVNYYAVKHKCKFRKLLYFINRYKVFVPLLINFVMAVMLIVATSGTPGVRVAWQLVYAFILMLIYYYYKLGKLKRINYLNNCKKN